A stretch of the Uranotaenia lowii strain MFRU-FL chromosome 3, ASM2978415v1, whole genome shotgun sequence genome encodes the following:
- the LOC129755245 gene encoding LOW QUALITY PROTEIN: proton-coupled folate transporter-like (The sequence of the model RefSeq protein was modified relative to this genomic sequence to represent the inferred CDS: deleted 5 bases in 3 codons; substituted 1 base at 1 genomic stop codon) — protein MNDRTRTSSNSTSSSDEVAVPAQEERWYQKITVEPTMFLYMMAFMLTSVVEQVFFLYKACTVNHGYSHDICINIENYQDIKKEVQITTSTFHMWNSIAMYIVPIVLALFLGAWSDRRGRKLPLILGLIGKLIYSTMVVVNTRMTNWPVEYIIYTATIPSVLTGADIAIFASCFAYISDVTTVADRTMRITILDATYLSTMPIGVAVGGLIYNQTAKSFTIMFAINASLLLTSIIYSIIRLKTRTTDRQVSIRELPWYRMPGDFFDRNHVAHSLRTFFKKRTLNRRVYLYVLMIAMSFYTFQRDEKAKMYLYTQLKFDWDANKYSYFKTYQSAAYVVMMFLGVPFFTKVLGMRDTFIIMIGATAHATARFFYAFAQVDWLLYVGATVSSLGPIVAPVLRSMISKMVPITERGIIFSFLSCFDNAVPLVSGLLYTQIYNNSINSFPQAFFFLTMGTQMVVFLLTLXVNWGIHVSLRGKSFEEGTTDRVDGLIDGEKLPVSDGTGPETAEKDT, from the exons ATGAACGATAGAACCAGAACTAGCAGCAACAGCACCAGCAGTAGCGATGAAGTGGCG GTTCCGGCTCAGGAGGAAAGATGGTATCAAAAAATTACCGTGGAACCGACCATGTTCCTGTACATGATGGCTTTCATGCTGACGTCGGTGGTTGAGCAGGTGTTCTTCCTGTACAAGGCCTGTACCGTCAATCATGGCTATTCGCACGATATTTGCATCAATATCGAGAACTACCAGGACATCAAAAAGGAGGTCCAGATAACGACCTCGACCTTTCACATGTGGAACAGCATAGCCATGTACATTGTGCCGATAGTGTTGGCGCTATTCCTTGGGGCATGGTCAGATCGTCGGGGGCGTAAGCTTCCGTTGATCCTGGGACTGATTGGGAAATTGATATACTCAACTATGGTCGTAGTGAACACTCGGATGACCAATTGGCCGGTGGAGTACATCATCTATACGGCCACCATTCCGAGTGTCCTCACCGGGGCTGATATCGCGATTTTCGCGTCCTGTTTCGCCTACATATCGGATGTAACCACAGTGGCCGATCGAACCATGCGGATCACCATCCTGGATGCGACCTACCTCAGCACCATGCCCATTGGGGTGGCCGTCGGGGGTCTCATCTACAATCAAACTGCCAAATCGTTCACCATAATGTTTGCCATCAATGCCTCGCTTCTTCTAACCTCGATCATCTACTCCATAATTCGGTTGAAGACCCGCACCACCGATAGGCAGGTTTCGATCCGGGAGCTACCCTGGTACCGGATGCCCGGAGATTTCTTCGATCGGAACCACGTGGCCCACTCGTTGAGGACTTTTTTCAAGAAGCGCACCCTCAATCGAAGGGTGTACCTTTACGTGCTGATGATCGCCATGTCCTTCTACACATTCCAACGGGACGAAAAAGCCAAAATGTACTTGTATACCCAGCTGAAGTTCGATTGGGACGCGAACAAGTATAGCTACTTCAAGACGTACCAATCGGCGGCTTACGTGGTGATGATGTTTCTGGGGGTGCCGTTTTTCACCAAAGTTCTGGGCATGCGGGACACG TTCATCATCATGATCGGAGCGACG GCCCACGCAACGGCCCGGTTCTTCTACGCCTTCGCCCAGGTCGATTGGCTGCTGTACGTCGGAGCAACGGTTTCCAGTCTGGGGCCGATTGTAGCC CCAGTGCTCCGTTCGATGATCTCCAAAATGGTTCCGATAACCGAGCGAGGCATAATCTTCTCGTTCCTGTCCTGTTTCGATAATGCCGTTCCGCTCGTTAGC GGGTTGCTGTACACCCAGATATACAACAACTCCATTAACAGCTTCCCGCAGGCTTTCTTCTTCCTCACGATGGGCACCCAGATGGTGGTGTTCCTGCTCACATTGTAAGTTAATT gGGGTATTCACGTTTCCCTTCGGGGGAAATCTTTTGAAGAGGGCACCACCGATCGGGTCGACGGATTGATCGATGGCGAGAAATTACCAGTCAGTGATGGAACTGGTCCCGAAACGGCTGAGAAGGACACGTGA